TGACAGATTTCAAATATGATCCCAAAATCAGAAGTATTAAGTGTAATGGTAACTAAGGACGTCATGCTAAATAGATTGTCCCATTTAAATTTGTATTCGGTAGTTTGACAGTAACAAAGCGACCGGTTTTTAACAATACTAGTAATTCCCACTTGCCATGAACTCAACACTTCTGTGACGCACAGGTTGCTCAGACTTGACGTTTTGGACGGAAATCACAGAGTGTGTTTCATTGTTCTGTGCTGTTGATTGATTGCCTAGCTAATTTTAAGTATGCAAAACACGGAGTGCTAATTTAAGCTGTCATGCGCCTTTGATCGATATATAAACAGATTTTAGATAAATCTGTACTTGATTACACACctggttatttttttgtgatacattaataataacttaaacatttttgtgttttaattaattgaaaGTCATATGATTAATTTATCCatacatatgtatatgtttGTAAGCAACCAATAACCACCCAGGACCATCACATCCCAAACTCTCATTTTATGGCTTTTAAATACATGTTAAAAGactaaaacaaactgtttgaGATCTTGACATCAAATCGACTAGTCTATCCTGGATACTGAAAACCTAACTTCTTCCAAAGTAAGCTTGCAGAAAAGTtgcctgataaaaaaaaaaaaaaaaaatccatacaaTCTTCTCCAAAAACAATAGCAGTGTTTGATCAAACACATTCAGACATATTGATCTGCACATTTTAATCACTAGGCTGTGAcattaaatacagttttgtGGTCATCCACACATCCTAATTCATCCTCATTATCATTATTGTCAAAATCATTATCATGGGCtcggtttcaaaaatgatcccATATTCAGGGACCCTTAAAGACACTGTAGGCTCTAAGAAATTCAATGCTAGCAAGAAAACCATTACAAAACACTTTATATTCACCTTAAAGAGTaaggtcagaattttttttaaaatatgaaataagaaCAAGCCAAgtttatttcacagtgaaacaagCAAATGTAATCTTAGCAACAAGACTTTCTAACTTTAAACTAATTCAAAATTTAAGAAAACATAACTCATATTCAGTATCCTTTTAAAGGTCACATTATGTTTTATGCTTTCTACTCCAGGTATGGCATTGCTCTATAACGGTTGTGAGCTGTACAGATTAAGTTTTGACCAAAAATATATTCAAGTACAAAATCCCAAGATCTAACATCAATAAGCAAATCCGTTTCCTCGGATATTTAAAGTTTATATTCTTAGTAGAACTACAAACTTGAGAAAATATAGCGCTAGTAGAAGTAAGAGGGGGaatgttttgaaaacagaacatgTGTCACGCTGGCCAACTCAAAATAGTCCCTTGTTCTCCTCTCATCCGGTATTGACGAAGCTGTGTAACTGTCCAAATCGTTCAGATCCAATCAGCTGTGATGGgtttccaaaaaagaaaaaaaactttgagaaacaaataacagcaagaAACCCCACTTCTtccaaaatatttatttcttctttttcttcttctttggagGTCCTTGATCTGaatcgctgctgcttcctgaGTCTGAGCTGtctgaagatgaagaggaggaggaagaagaggaagatgaggaagagCTGTCATCGTCGCTGTCACTGCTGCTGTCGCTGTCATCTgaagaggagctggaggagtcGCTGCTGTCTGAAGATGAGTCATTGGAGGAGCCTCCTGAATCACTGCTGCTGTCGCTCGTGTCTTTTGCCCTGAGAGCAAGTGGCGGAGCAAGACAGggaaaacatgaacacacaaaaaaactgaaaagtgctTAAGATTATTAATGTCTCACGGTGCAACTGCTACGGTCACCGAGATATTGCATGGACTGTGGCGGCCGTTGCGGGGTCACATAAGGAGAAAAGACCACACGAACGGACTTTGAAGTGTTTTATACCTTGCTGACTCTTTTTGAGCAACACTCACATGCTCTATTTACAGATTTTGAAAGTGGACTGACACAATGTCTGCAATGCTACAAGTGTCAATCTGAATGTTTGTTAGAATATAGGAGGAAAGGTGATAACATTATCTGCATGTgtgctctttttgttttccagagCAGTATGCAGTAGTCACACCACAGGGAGTTTTGCTTATTAGGGCTTCATCAGTGCCTTCTATGAGCAGTTAGCAACACCACTGAAGTCATCATCAATCATCATCTCCGATATCTCTTGAACGATGGCCTCTATTACTGACAACAAGCAGCTACAAATAACACAACACTATAATTTATGCTGGAGCCCAACTACCTACAGAGATGGCCAAGTCCACACTGAACAAGTGTGTTATGTGAAGTAAAATATCCACTTAGCTCAAACAcgttcatcatgt
This genomic stretch from Acanthochromis polyacanthus isolate Apoly-LR-REF ecotype Palm Island chromosome 17, KAUST_Apoly_ChrSc, whole genome shotgun sequence harbors:
- the zcchc10 gene encoding zinc finger CCHC domain-containing protein 10 isoform X2 is translated as MVSRISPREANKQHVRCQKCLEMGHWTYECTGKRKYVHRPSRTVEMKKKLKENENKPLSITGPGREGSSEKKIKKKAKDTSDSSSDSGGSSNDSSSDSSDSSSSSSDDSDSSSDSDDDSSSSSSSSSSSSSSSDSSDSGSSSDSDQGPPKKKKKKK
- the zcchc10 gene encoding zinc finger CCHC domain-containing protein 10 isoform X1; translated protein: MATPMHRIIARRQAEANKQHVRCQKCLEMGHWTYECTGKRKYVHRPSRTVEMKKKLKENENKPLSITGPGREGSSEKKIKKKAKDTSDSSSDSGGSSNDSSSDSSDSSSSSSDDSDSSSDSDDDSSSSSSSSSSSSSSSDSSDSGSSSDSDQGPPKKKKKKK
- the zcchc10 gene encoding zinc finger CCHC domain-containing protein 10 isoform X3; translated protein: MGHWTYECTGKRKYVHRPSRTVEMKKKLKENENKPLSITGPGREGSSEKKIKKKAKDTSDSSSDSGGSSNDSSSDSSDSSSSSSDDSDSSSDSDDDSSSSSSSSSSSSSSSDSSDSGSSSDSDQGPPKKKKKKK